In the genome of Granulibacter bethesdensis CGDNIH1, one region contains:
- a CDS encoding DMT family transporter: protein MLAVTACVLLWSLIGTVSKLTQAQIDFYQMMSWSNLLSLLAVLVVHRLSGRAWRNLLPKRADISRVRLLMLPALLGMLDCFFYLAVYYGYGHANGVAVLVTQSSWPLMIVLLGMAVFSERMSLRRWVGMALGFAALLVTASAAGHAVLPAGSETDASTAGAGFATLCVVLLGAFSFTLFSVLSRFLRLDAFAGTVWVFLFSLLCSLVPLLLFSRLTLPPRSAWPALLLNGVLINGVSYILWIYAMSSVHAARLTALAFAAPALSTIWLVVFLHEPLIPAYLLGLGMALAGGMLCLSGSDAGHA from the coding sequence TTGCTGGCTGTCACGGCCTGCGTGCTGTTGTGGAGCCTGATCGGAACTGTCTCGAAGCTCACCCAGGCGCAGATCGATTTTTACCAGATGATGAGCTGGTCCAACCTGCTGTCTTTGCTGGCCGTGCTGGTGGTGCATCGTCTGAGTGGTCGGGCCTGGCGCAATCTGCTGCCGAAACGCGCAGATATCAGCCGGGTCAGGCTGCTGATGCTGCCTGCGTTACTTGGTATGCTCGATTGTTTCTTCTATCTGGCGGTTTATTACGGCTACGGTCATGCCAATGGTGTGGCGGTGCTGGTCACACAATCGAGCTGGCCGCTGATGATCGTATTGCTCGGCATGGCAGTGTTCAGCGAGCGAATGAGTCTCCGACGCTGGGTTGGAATGGCGCTGGGTTTTGCGGCTCTGCTGGTCACAGCGTCTGCCGCGGGGCATGCCGTGCTGCCAGCGGGGTCAGAGACGGATGCGAGCACGGCAGGAGCCGGTTTCGCGACACTGTGCGTCGTGCTGCTGGGAGCGTTCAGCTTTACGCTTTTTTCAGTCTTGTCCCGTTTTCTGCGGTTGGATGCGTTTGCCGGCACGGTCTGGGTTTTTCTGTTCTCGCTTTTATGCTCGCTGGTGCCGCTGCTTCTGTTCAGCCGATTGACCCTGCCACCCCGCTCGGCATGGCCAGCCTTGTTGCTGAACGGAGTGTTGATCAACGGGGTCTCTTACATCCTGTGGATCTACGCGATGTCATCGGTCCATGCCGCCCGTCTGACAGCGCTGGCCTTTGCAGCGCCCGCTTTATCGACGATATGGCTGGTGGTATTTCTGCATGAGCCGCTGATCCCGGCCTATCTGCTGGGGCTGGGCATGGCACTGGCCGGAGGCATGCTATGCCTGTCCGGCTCGGATGCGGGGCATGCCTGA
- the arsC gene encoding arsenate reductase (glutaredoxin) (This arsenate reductase requires both glutathione and glutaredoxin to convert arsenate to arsenite, after which the efflux transporter formed by ArsA and ArsB can extrude the arsenite from the cell, providing resistance.), which translates to MTVTIYHNPGCGTSRAVLAMIEEAGHKPVVIEYMKTPLTRPQLSGLLHRMNGTAHDLLRRKGPVYEQSGLDRPDLTEEDILTAILAEPALLNRPIVDTPLGVKLCRPAETVMTILPPAPAAESKN; encoded by the coding sequence ATGACAGTGACGATCTACCACAATCCTGGCTGCGGGACGTCCCGGGCCGTTCTCGCCATGATCGAGGAAGCAGGGCATAAGCCGGTGGTCATCGAATATATGAAAACGCCGCTGACCCGTCCCCAGCTTAGCGGATTACTGCACCGGATGAATGGCACCGCACATGATCTGCTGCGCCGCAAAGGGCCGGTCTATGAACAATCCGGCCTCGACCGTCCCGACCTGACGGAGGAGGATATTCTGACCGCCATTCTGGCGGAACCCGCCCTGCTCAACCGGCCCATCGTCGATACGCCACTGGGTGTCAAACTCTGCCGCCCTGCAGAAACGGTCATGACCATTCTGCCGCCCGCACCGGCCGCAGAGAGCAAAAACTGA
- a CDS encoding paraquat-inducible protein A — MVHAEQQDSQTDGAVDGGRSRTASSIVVHRHALECPGCGAFYRQPPRSQLEVHCTRCHTVLRRTTRSPERDTVALAGTGLALFILVGLMPYITFDMRGRENVGTMLGGALAFWEYGLWVLGLIVMFTTLIAPFLRLVGLLAAVTAPRMRKPPRELYILLRVAQWVRPWSMIEVFMLGMLVAYSRLEALAHVRFGVALYALGGLMLVMAAMDWALDPRDAWNKLEARGLVADPVMMGEARRNAATTRFDERHAISCHGCGLVVEGADHDASCPRCGSFLHRRKPDSVTRTIALVVAAVLLYIPANIYPVMIITSLGDTSPHTIVGGVKELIEADMWPLAALVFFASVMVPVLKVIGLVWMILRVRRPSVEGLKTRTRIFHVIEMIGRWSMIDVFVVTILIALVHMGFIATIQPGPGALAFAGVVIITMLAAETFDPRLMWDAAIDQQRSTRRSRDQAAEEGPDRVRLVSSSGVSVQGGLSR, encoded by the coding sequence ATGGTTCATGCCGAGCAGCAAGACTCGCAGACTGATGGGGCGGTCGATGGTGGCCGTTCCCGGACCGCCTCTTCCATCGTGGTGCACCGTCATGCGCTGGAATGCCCCGGCTGTGGTGCGTTTTACCGTCAACCACCGCGATCCCAGCTGGAAGTGCACTGCACGCGTTGCCACACCGTGCTGCGCCGCACGACACGCTCTCCTGAACGCGATACGGTGGCGCTGGCCGGAACCGGGCTGGCGCTGTTCATTCTGGTCGGCCTGATGCCGTATATCACCTTCGATATGCGGGGCCGGGAAAATGTCGGCACCATGCTGGGGGGAGCACTGGCCTTTTGGGAATATGGTCTGTGGGTGCTGGGGCTGATCGTGATGTTCACGACCCTGATTGCGCCGTTTCTCCGTCTTGTCGGGCTGTTGGCGGCCGTTACGGCACCTCGAATGCGCAAGCCCCCCCGGGAGTTGTATATTCTGCTGCGTGTCGCCCAATGGGTTCGGCCATGGTCCATGATCGAAGTTTTCATGCTCGGCATGCTGGTCGCCTATTCCCGTCTTGAGGCACTGGCGCATGTGCGGTTCGGGGTGGCGCTGTACGCTCTGGGTGGCCTGATGCTGGTGATGGCGGCGATGGATTGGGCGCTTGATCCCCGTGATGCCTGGAACAAGCTGGAGGCGCGTGGTCTGGTCGCCGATCCGGTGATGATGGGGGAGGCCCGCCGAAATGCGGCCACAACGCGTTTCGATGAACGGCACGCTATCAGCTGCCATGGCTGCGGGCTGGTCGTGGAGGGGGCGGATCATGATGCCTCCTGCCCACGCTGCGGCAGTTTCCTCCATCGCCGGAAGCCGGACAGCGTGACCAGAACGATCGCGCTGGTGGTGGCAGCGGTGCTTTTATACATCCCGGCCAATATCTATCCGGTCATGATCATCACTTCATTAGGCGATACCTCTCCCCACACGATTGTCGGCGGGGTGAAGGAATTGATCGAAGCCGATATGTGGCCGCTGGCGGCGCTGGTGTTTTTTGCCAGCGTGATGGTGCCGGTGCTGAAAGTCATCGGGCTGGTCTGGATGATCCTGCGGGTGCGCAGACCCAGCGTGGAGGGTTTGAAAACGCGTACCAGGATTTTTCATGTCATCGAAATGATTGGCCGCTGGTCGATGATTGATGTTTTCGTGGTGACGATTCTGATAGCACTGGTGCATATGGGGTTCATTGCGACTATTCAGCCTGGTCCGGGGGCTTTGGCCTTTGCCGGCGTGGTCATTATAACAATGCTGGCGGCGGAGACTTTCGACCCGCGCCTGATGTGGGATGCGGCGATTGACCAGCAAAGGAGCACGCGGCGTTCCCGTGATCAGGCTGCTGAGGAGGGTCCTGACAGAGTCAGGCTGGTGTCATCCTCTGGTGTTTCCGTGCAAGGCGGTCTGTCCCGATGA
- a CDS encoding response regulator transcription factor — protein sequence MSDPCVLIVDDEPAIRRLLRTTLGTQSWRITEAASGAGAMQALAEQKPDLVLLDLGLPDMDGLEVLQHIRKTAPTLPVVILSARDNERGKVAAFEMGADDYVTKPFGMAELVARLRTALRHSLQTEGTLPVFVSGDLSVDLVRRHVFKGGDEIKLSPREWDILRMLVQHAGKVLTHQHIMSKLWGAQGDVQQLRVYIRQIRQKLESNPEQPRYIVTETGIGYRLVEADDMGR from the coding sequence ATGAGCGATCCCTGCGTGCTGATCGTGGATGACGAGCCGGCCATTCGTCGTTTGCTGCGCACCACGTTGGGAACACAGTCATGGCGGATCACGGAAGCGGCCAGCGGTGCCGGGGCAATGCAGGCTTTGGCCGAGCAAAAGCCCGATCTCGTGCTGCTCGATCTCGGTCTGCCGGATATGGATGGGCTGGAGGTGCTGCAGCACATCAGGAAAACGGCTCCCACTCTGCCGGTGGTGATCCTCTCGGCGCGGGATAATGAACGCGGCAAGGTGGCGGCGTTCGAAATGGGGGCGGATGATTACGTCACCAAGCCGTTCGGCATGGCGGAGCTGGTGGCCCGTCTGCGCACGGCGCTGCGCCATTCCCTGCAAACGGAAGGCACTCTGCCGGTGTTCGTCTCCGGCGATTTATCGGTCGATCTTGTGCGGCGTCATGTCTTCAAGGGTGGGGACGAGATCAAACTCTCTCCGCGGGAATGGGATATTCTGAGGATGCTGGTGCAGCATGCCGGAAAAGTGCTGACCCATCAGCATATCATGTCTAAACTATGGGGCGCGCAGGGCGATGTGCAGCAACTGCGCGTCTATATCCGGCAGATCAGGCAGAAACTGGAATCCAATCCGGAACAGCCCCGCTATATCGTCACCGAGACTGGTATTGGCTATCGCTTGGTAGAAGCGGATGATATGGGCAGGTAA